The following proteins come from a genomic window of Natronosalvus vescus:
- a CDS encoding DUF3267 domain-containing protein, translating to MTATDHHASYQHLESLRSTRAVAGRWALLSVVAFLGFGYAFVRLHGLLLGQSFEPIVITPSSLPNAIEAVALLVGTLVLVAVPHELLHGVAMHRYNGDARYGVQLARFVFPYAYAESDATYERNTMLVILVTPFVVISSLGVLLALGLEATWPLFFVAANAAGSVGDLWTALRLLRYPSTVRVGPPPADEGALGVYGRSDVPTRTGPLPAVVLGAVVGAVGTFASLVAGFVALVFLSLGFDTGAVVLGTSDGWLLFRHELLPGEGAVIEVGEGLIAALSVTGGMLWAALTTVEG from the coding sequence GTGACCGCGACCGACCACCACGCCAGCTATCAGCACCTCGAGAGTCTCCGATCCACGCGGGCCGTCGCCGGCCGCTGGGCGCTGCTCTCCGTTGTCGCCTTTCTCGGCTTCGGTTACGCGTTCGTTCGGCTTCACGGACTCCTCCTCGGCCAATCCTTCGAGCCGATCGTCATCACCCCGTCATCCCTGCCGAACGCAATCGAGGCCGTTGCGCTCCTCGTGGGGACACTCGTATTGGTCGCCGTGCCCCACGAACTGTTACACGGCGTCGCGATGCACCGATACAACGGTGACGCTCGGTACGGCGTCCAACTGGCGCGATTCGTCTTCCCGTACGCCTACGCAGAGAGCGACGCGACCTACGAACGAAACACGATGCTCGTCATCCTGGTGACGCCGTTCGTCGTCATCTCGAGCCTCGGCGTCCTGCTCGCGCTCGGCCTCGAGGCGACTTGGCCGCTCTTTTTCGTCGCCGCCAACGCTGCCGGCTCCGTCGGCGACCTCTGGACGGCGCTTCGGTTGCTCCGATACCCCTCGACCGTTCGCGTCGGGCCGCCACCAGCCGACGAAGGCGCACTCGGTGTGTACGGTCGATCCGACGTCCCCACTCGGACAGGGCCACTTCCCGCGGTCGTGCTCGGTGCAGTCGTCGGTGCCGTCGGGACGTTCGCCAGCCTCGTAGCCGGGTTCGTTGCGCTGGTGTTTCTCTCGCTCGGGTTCGACACCGGCGCGGTCGTGCTGGGTACCTCCGACGGCTGGCTGCTCTTTCGTCACGAACTGCTCCCTGGCGAGGGAGCAGTGATCGAAGTGGGCGAAGGACTCATCGCGGCGCTTTCTGTCACTGGAGGAATGCTGTGGGCCGCGTTGACGACTGTAGAAGGGTGA
- a CDS encoding cupredoxin domain-containing protein yields the protein MTRTDLDHVSRRRLLSALGVVAGVGLVSGCLADRDADPTSNETDTESNPEDDTDANEEENKTPDEESSDSDSGADDSGTNESNEQDETDSWGVDEFVFDARSSGFTGVEPAVIADEENPTLVLTEGEEYTLTWRNADGHAHNIEVWNDDETVVGDYATEPMDVEGDSQSLTIEASPAMAEYVCAIHASWGKRGDLEIRAPDQS from the coding sequence ATGACTCGGACAGATCTCGACCACGTCTCGCGCCGACGACTCCTGTCGGCGCTCGGGGTTGTCGCCGGTGTCGGGCTGGTGTCGGGGTGTCTCGCTGATCGGGACGCGGATCCGACCAGCAACGAGACCGACACGGAATCGAACCCCGAAGACGACACTGATGCGAACGAAGAGGAAAATAAGACGCCTGATGAGGAATCGAGCGACAGCGACAGTGGGGCCGATGACAGTGGAACCAACGAATCGAACGAGCAGGACGAAACCGACTCGTGGGGCGTCGACGAGTTCGTCTTCGATGCCCGCTCGTCCGGCTTCACCGGCGTGGAACCAGCGGTGATAGCCGACGAGGAAAACCCCACACTCGTCCTCACCGAGGGCGAGGAGTACACGCTCACGTGGAGAAACGCCGACGGCCACGCTCACAATATCGAGGTCTGGAACGACGACGAAACGGTCGTCGGCGACTACGCGACCGAACCAATGGACGTCGAGGGCGACTCCCAGTCGCTCACCATCGAAGCGAGTCCCGCGATGGCCGAATACGTCTGTGCAATCCACGCGAGTTGGGGCAAACGCGGCGACCTCGAGATCCGAGCGCCAGATCAGTCGTAA
- a CDS encoding DUF7111 family protein, whose translation MTEEPVNGSNDVTDTARKAEANGITATYTETDAERLLEFEREGITAAIAQNLDGYAMLKVRTSETGEELERYYGFDMALDHVGERLGVSPHDLPVPEAAADMGM comes from the coding sequence ATGACCGAGGAACCTGTGAACGGATCTAACGACGTAACCGACACGGCTCGGAAAGCCGAAGCGAACGGCATCACCGCGACGTACACCGAAACCGATGCTGAACGCCTCCTCGAGTTCGAACGCGAGGGAATCACGGCCGCCATCGCTCAGAATCTCGACGGATACGCCATGCTCAAGGTTCGGACGTCGGAAACGGGCGAGGAACTCGAGCGCTACTACGGATTCGACATGGCGCTCGACCACGTCGGCGAGCGACTCGGCGTCTCGCCACACGACCTGCCGGTTCCCGAAGCGGCCGCGGACATGGGAATGTGA
- a CDS encoding HAD family hydrolase, producing the protein MAAYDAVCFDLDSTLCEPCREPDERLEATFSHAGVDPFCTPADLRIASTCVPTAETDREFFECLFEAAARQADIDPAVAPDLARSHLEFADPSDVRFRPGAKRALRRARENGPVGLITNGGCETQTQKLEALDLLDAVDVSVFTDPRNGVPPKPDPTPFERALSGLDTTADAAIHVGDSLHADIGGANAMGMDSAWIDPGIETPGDHEPTYELASLEELDALL; encoded by the coding sequence ATGGCTGCGTACGATGCGGTGTGTTTCGATCTCGACAGTACGCTCTGTGAGCCCTGCCGGGAGCCTGACGAGCGTCTCGAGGCGACGTTCTCCCACGCCGGCGTCGATCCGTTCTGTACGCCCGCCGACCTTCGGATAGCCTCGACATGCGTCCCGACCGCCGAAACCGACCGCGAATTTTTCGAGTGTCTCTTCGAGGCGGCTGCTCGCCAGGCGGATATCGATCCCGCCGTTGCACCCGATCTGGCCAGGTCGCATCTCGAGTTTGCCGATCCCTCCGACGTTCGGTTTCGACCTGGTGCCAAACGCGCCCTTCGTCGGGCGCGGGAGAACGGCCCGGTCGGCCTCATCACCAACGGCGGATGCGAGACACAGACGCAGAAACTCGAGGCGCTCGACCTCCTGGACGCGGTCGACGTGTCCGTGTTCACCGATCCACGGAATGGCGTCCCGCCGAAACCAGATCCGACCCCGTTCGAGCGGGCACTATCCGGCCTCGACACGACGGCGGATGCGGCGATCCACGTCGGCGATTCGCTCCACGCCGACATCGGTGGGGCGAACGCGATGGGGATGGACTCCGCCTGGATCGATCCGGGAATCGAAACGCCCGGGGATCACGAGCCGACCTACGAACTGGCCTCGCTCGAGGAGCTGGACGCGCTGTTGTGA
- a CDS encoding alpha/beta fold hydrolase, which produces MKLRTLLGATVGVIGGVVLGNRALRTRAGSLDNPFAGVERTYRWRGMDVTYTVSGEPDAPDVVLVHSIHAGASGHEFSRIVEDLAESYRVTVIDLPGFGRSDRPPLVYSPGLYAEFLQDITRDTTDEPIVIASSLSGAFAVEAAGDSEWERLVLICPLTDTGARRPWMRTVLRTPILGTTLFNILASKPSIRYFYERDGYYDPSRIDREAIEYAWKSAHQPGGRYAPASFVAGTLDPDIDLATELAALEVPTTLIWGRDAKLVPLRDGRELADAADLDLVVVDYATQLPHAEHPERFLEYVEAELPRADS; this is translated from the coding sequence ATGAAATTGCGAACCCTCCTCGGAGCGACAGTCGGCGTGATCGGTGGCGTCGTACTCGGCAACCGGGCACTCAGAACCCGTGCTGGGTCGCTCGACAATCCGTTTGCAGGCGTCGAACGAACGTATCGCTGGCGCGGGATGGATGTCACCTATACCGTCTCAGGCGAGCCCGACGCTCCCGACGTAGTGCTCGTCCACAGCATCCACGCCGGCGCGAGCGGCCACGAGTTTAGTCGCATCGTCGAAGATCTCGCCGAATCGTATCGGGTAACCGTCATCGACCTCCCGGGGTTCGGCCGCTCGGATCGGCCGCCGCTCGTTTACTCGCCGGGACTGTACGCGGAGTTCCTCCAGGACATCACCCGCGATACGACCGACGAGCCGATCGTAATCGCTTCCTCGCTCTCGGGTGCGTTCGCCGTCGAGGCCGCCGGGGACAGCGAGTGGGAACGACTGGTGTTGATCTGCCCGCTCACCGACACCGGTGCGCGTCGACCCTGGATGCGAACAGTGCTTCGCACGCCGATCCTGGGAACGACGCTGTTCAACATCCTCGCGAGTAAGCCATCCATCCGGTACTTCTACGAACGCGACGGCTACTACGATCCAAGCCGGATCGATCGAGAGGCGATCGAGTACGCCTGGAAGAGCGCTCATCAGCCCGGTGGGCGGTACGCTCCCGCCTCCTTCGTCGCCGGCACACTCGATCCCGATATCGACCTCGCCACGGAACTGGCCGCGCTCGAGGTACCGACCACCCTGATCTGGGGGCGAGACGCCAAACTCGTGCCGTTGCGCGACGGGCGCGAACTCGCCGACGCGGCCGACCTGGATCTGGTCGTGGTCGATTACGCGACGCAGTTGCCCCACGCCGAACATCCCGAGCGGTTCCTCGAGTACGTCGAGGCGGAGTTGCCACGAGCCGACTCCTGA
- a CDS encoding fasciclin domain-containing protein, with amino-acid sequence MTLNRRIVLKGIGIAGVATVFGTGVGAANGPGKGVAPGEETIAEIADAAGFDLLLAAVDYIAETNPDSELVAGLLNDEQYTVFAPTDDAFTALLEAIELESFADIDEALGAGTVEAVVSYHVTTGRRASNSVVPPRGERRIETLLDGARFTVNAEGAITAVGNTATIVDADISASNGIIHVIDSVLLPLEL; translated from the coding sequence ATGACTCTGAACAGACGAATAGTACTCAAAGGAATTGGTATCGCCGGTGTGGCGACCGTCTTCGGCACCGGTGTCGGCGCCGCCAACGGCCCGGGGAAGGGCGTGGCACCCGGGGAGGAGACAATAGCCGAGATCGCCGACGCTGCTGGGTTCGATCTCCTCCTTGCAGCCGTCGACTACATCGCGGAAACCAACCCGGACAGCGAACTGGTTGCTGGCTTGCTGAACGACGAGCAGTACACCGTGTTCGCCCCAACTGACGACGCCTTCACGGCGTTGCTCGAAGCGATTGAGCTGGAGTCGTTTGCAGACATAGACGAGGCCCTCGGAGCGGGAACCGTCGAGGCGGTCGTCTCCTACCACGTCACCACCGGTCGGCGCGCATCGAACAGCGTCGTGCCACCACGTGGTGAGCGACGCATCGAGACCTTGCTGGACGGAGCACGTTTCACGGTGAACGCGGAGGGGGCGATCACCGCGGTCGGGAACACCGCCACTATCGTCGATGCCGACATCTCCGCGAGCAACGGGATCATCCACGTCATCGACAGCGTCCTCCTCCCCCTCGAGTTGTAA
- the meaB gene encoding methylmalonyl Co-A mutase-associated GTPase MeaB, translated as MSAEHDALLESLLAGEHRALARVISKIENRAPGYRDLVSELYAHTGNASVIGITGSPGAGKSTLVDKLAETYRERGETVGIIAIDPSSPFTGGAVLGDRIRMASTVGDMDVFVRSMSARGTLGGLSTATADAVKAMDAFGKDKIIIETVGAGQNEIDIVRTADTVAVLVPPGSGDSVQTLKAGILEIADVFVVNKADRSGADRTVQELLEMIDLGEGSGFASAGAGHHGAGAIADDDDIDTDKTESAWRPPVVETVATKGEGVGSLIDELGGHRQYLEDSGTLADRTRMRYAEEIRTLLREDVHTLLQGELERAGGVDALAEAVRRGETDPYTIADDALDPIETCLEELEFEHLEAASNSR; from the coding sequence ATGAGTGCGGAACACGATGCACTCCTCGAGTCGCTCCTCGCCGGCGAACACCGAGCGCTCGCTCGCGTCATCTCGAAGATCGAGAACCGCGCGCCAGGTTATCGCGACCTCGTCTCCGAGCTGTACGCCCACACGGGGAACGCATCGGTCATCGGCATCACCGGCAGTCCGGGTGCCGGCAAGTCGACGCTCGTCGATAAACTCGCTGAGACCTACCGCGAGCGCGGTGAAACTGTCGGCATCATCGCCATCGACCCCTCCTCGCCCTTTACCGGCGGGGCCGTCCTCGGGGATCGTATCCGAATGGCATCCACCGTCGGCGACATGGACGTATTCGTTCGATCGATGAGCGCCCGTGGCACCCTCGGCGGGCTCTCGACGGCGACCGCAGACGCCGTCAAGGCCATGGACGCGTTCGGCAAGGACAAGATCATCATCGAGACCGTCGGAGCAGGCCAGAACGAGATCGACATCGTTCGAACCGCCGACACGGTCGCCGTTCTCGTCCCGCCCGGGTCGGGCGACTCCGTCCAGACGCTCAAAGCAGGAATCCTCGAGATCGCCGACGTCTTCGTCGTTAACAAGGCCGATCGCTCGGGTGCCGACCGGACGGTGCAGGAACTCCTCGAGATGATCGACCTCGGCGAGGGAAGCGGGTTCGCGAGCGCCGGTGCCGGCCACCACGGGGCTGGCGCGATAGCCGATGATGACGACATAGACACCGACAAAACCGAGTCGGCGTGGCGGCCACCGGTCGTCGAAACCGTCGCGACCAAAGGCGAGGGCGTCGGATCCCTCATCGACGAACTCGGCGGACACCGCCAGTACCTCGAGGACTCCGGCACGCTCGCCGACCGAACGCGGATGCGCTACGCCGAGGAGATCAGGACGCTCCTCAGGGAAGACGTTCACACCCTCTTGCAGGGCGAACTCGAGCGTGCCGGCGGGGTCGACGCGCTCGCTGAAGCCGTTCGCCGTGGAGAAACCGATCCCTACACCATTGCCGACGACGCCCTCGACCCGATCGAAACCTGCCTCGAGGAACTCGAGTTCGAGCACCTCGAGGCGGCGTCGAACTCGCGGTAA
- a CDS encoding cobalamin B12-binding domain-containing protein — protein MSQQQGQSIRCLVAKVGLDGHDRGAHVIARAFRDAGFEVIYSGLHKAPEEIVQAAVQEDVDVLGISILSGAHKTLVPKIMDGLEEYDAKDDTLVLVGGVIPDEDKAVLKDEGVAAVFGPGTSIEETIEFVRENAPDR, from the coding sequence ATGAGCCAACAGCAAGGGCAGTCGATCAGGTGTCTCGTCGCGAAGGTCGGCCTCGACGGTCACGACCGCGGCGCACACGTGATCGCACGAGCGTTCCGCGACGCAGGATTCGAAGTGATCTACTCGGGACTGCACAAAGCCCCCGAAGAGATCGTCCAGGCGGCGGTACAGGAGGACGTGGACGTACTGGGCATCTCGATTCTCTCCGGCGCTCACAAGACGCTCGTCCCGAAGATCATGGACGGCCTCGAGGAGTACGATGCTAAAGACGATACGCTGGTGCTCGTCGGCGGCGTCATTCCGGACGAGGACAAAGCCGTCCTCAAGGACGAGGGCGTGGCCGCAGTCTTCGGCCCGGGGACGTCTATCGAGGAGACGATCGAGTTCGTCCGTGAGAACGCTCCTGACCGATGA
- a CDS encoding acyl-CoA thioesterase: MSEPTTAFPTPDDAFSVDVQVRYQDLDTLEHVNNAVYVTYFEHARTTYLETVADLDLETYSFVVADLQVTFERPITMGESVVAAVETTGLGDSSWTMTYAVYADGERAATGETTLVNLDPETNRSAPVPSTIRHRIAEYEGLEA; this comes from the coding sequence ATGAGCGAGCCCACGACGGCGTTTCCCACACCCGACGACGCCTTCTCGGTCGACGTACAGGTGCGCTACCAGGATCTCGACACCCTCGAGCACGTCAATAACGCCGTCTACGTCACCTACTTCGAACACGCACGAACGACCTATCTCGAAACGGTCGCCGATCTCGACCTCGAGACGTACTCGTTCGTCGTCGCCGACCTGCAGGTGACGTTCGAACGCCCCATCACCATGGGAGAATCAGTGGTTGCTGCCGTCGAAACCACGGGACTGGGCGACTCGAGCTGGACGATGACGTACGCCGTCTACGCGGACGGCGAACGGGCGGCAACGGGAGAGACGACGCTCGTGAACCTCGACCCGGAAACGAATCGGTCGGCACCAGTTCCCAGTACGATACGCCACCGAATTGCAGAGTACGAGGGGCTCGAGGCGTAA
- a CDS encoding class I SAM-dependent methyltransferase — MTKTMTADEDAQSFYGRWASLYDLLARRTPGIVSLRRRAAMACRLEPGDTVVEMGCGTGANLPFLREQVGPEGSVIGIDFTAPVLERAHRLTEGHENVHVVRGDATTTPIDGPIDAILATFVVGMLDDPAGAVDDWCDLLAPGGHLVLVNAARSDAWYGPPVNVLFRAVVVLSTPPTTTLRYDDDLTARLDRRIRTAHDRLRDRSSAVAHETSVGGVVRLTGGRID, encoded by the coding sequence ATGACGAAGACGATGACCGCCGACGAGGACGCCCAGTCGTTCTACGGGCGCTGGGCAAGCCTGTACGACCTGCTCGCCAGACGCACCCCCGGCATCGTCAGCCTCCGACGGCGGGCCGCGATGGCCTGCCGGCTCGAGCCCGGCGACACCGTCGTCGAAATGGGCTGTGGAACGGGCGCGAACTTGCCGTTTCTACGCGAACAGGTCGGCCCGGAGGGATCCGTCATCGGGATCGACTTCACGGCACCAGTCCTCGAACGGGCGCACCGGTTGACCGAAGGCCACGAGAACGTCCACGTCGTCCGCGGCGATGCGACGACGACGCCGATAGACGGCCCGATCGACGCTATCCTCGCCACGTTCGTCGTTGGGATGCTCGACGATCCGGCGGGGGCGGTCGACGACTGGTGTGACCTGCTCGCACCCGGCGGTCACCTCGTCCTCGTGAACGCCGCGCGCAGCGACGCGTGGTACGGGCCGCCGGTAAACGTCCTCTTTCGAGCCGTCGTCGTCCTGTCGACACCGCCGACGACGACGCTCCGGTACGACGACGACCTCACCGCTCGACTCGATCGGCGGATTCGAACGGCGCACGATCGCCTTCGCGACCGCTCGAGCGCGGTCGCTCACGAGACCTCGGTCGGCGGCGTCGTTCGCTTGACCGGCGGACGGATCGACTGA
- a CDS encoding thiamine-phosphate synthase family protein, translating into MKFVEELVVEEFLPTIRSLLAGELRERGLTQSDVAQVLGISQSAVSKYAHGDVATNDRIAADDRVQALVERLTDGLAAGDMTPVQALVEIEVLVRDLESPGDLLATLHEEAVPELSEYDASFRVHDPESALRSSERVRSSLRRGLRILENASGFARLIPAVGSNLVACVPDAADVDDVAGVPGRIFDVKGRATVPGEPEFGVSEHVATVLLAARRHGSEVSAAVNITYDPTLLAELSERGHELAEFDETGDIEASVGAAIEATPEATVLYQTGGEGIEPITYVLGSDAETVAHSIRELL; encoded by the coding sequence ATGAAATTCGTCGAAGAACTCGTGGTCGAGGAGTTTCTGCCGACGATCCGCTCACTGCTCGCCGGTGAACTCCGCGAGCGGGGGCTGACCCAGAGCGACGTTGCCCAGGTGCTCGGGATCAGCCAGAGCGCGGTCTCGAAGTACGCCCACGGCGACGTCGCGACGAACGACCGGATCGCCGCTGACGACCGCGTCCAGGCGCTGGTCGAACGGCTCACCGATGGCCTCGCCGCGGGGGACATGACTCCCGTCCAGGCCTTAGTCGAGATCGAAGTGCTCGTGCGCGACCTCGAAAGCCCGGGCGATCTGCTGGCGACGCTCCACGAAGAAGCCGTCCCGGAACTGTCCGAGTACGACGCGAGCTTTCGTGTCCACGACCCCGAGAGCGCCCTGCGCTCGAGCGAACGCGTGCGCTCGTCGCTTCGGCGGGGACTGCGCATTCTCGAGAACGCGAGCGGCTTCGCCCGGCTGATCCCCGCTGTCGGCTCGAACCTCGTCGCCTGCGTGCCCGACGCCGCAGACGTCGACGACGTCGCGGGCGTCCCCGGCCGGATATTCGACGTCAAGGGACGAGCGACGGTGCCGGGTGAACCCGAGTTCGGCGTCTCCGAACACGTCGCGACCGTCCTGCTCGCGGCGAGACGCCACGGGAGCGAGGTCTCTGCGGCCGTGAACATCACCTACGACCCAACGCTGCTCGCCGAGTTGTCCGAGCGTGGCCACGAACTCGCGGAGTTCGACGAAACGGGCGACATCGAAGCCAGCGTCGGGGCGGCGATCGAAGCCACGCCGGAGGCGACCGTCCTCTATCAGACCGGCGGTGAGGGGATCGAACCCATCACGTACGTCCTCGGGTCTGACGCGGAGACCGTCGCGCACTCGATTCGGGAGTTGCTCTGA
- the dcd gene encoding dCTP deaminase — MILSDADILDRLEAGDLVVDPIDDYDLQIQPASVDLRLGNRFLEFQRTNIPCIHPNEEHEVDEYVTETVVEEEQDFILHPGDFVLGTTHERVEIPADLIAHVEGRSSLGRLAVVVHATAGLCDPGYRGQITLELSNLGTAPVALTPGMRISQLTFTELKTPAERPYGSERGSKYQDQDGPQASRIQRDDEFGGDQLERGGE; from the coding sequence ATGATCCTCTCCGACGCGGACATTCTCGACCGACTCGAGGCGGGCGACCTCGTCGTCGATCCGATCGACGACTACGACCTGCAGATTCAGCCCGCGAGCGTCGACCTCCGTCTTGGCAACCGCTTCCTCGAGTTCCAGCGGACGAACATCCCCTGTATCCACCCGAACGAAGAACACGAAGTCGACGAGTACGTCACCGAGACGGTCGTCGAGGAGGAACAGGACTTCATCCTCCACCCCGGCGACTTCGTCCTGGGGACGACCCACGAGCGCGTCGAGATTCCAGCCGATCTGATCGCCCACGTGGAGGGCCGCTCCTCGCTCGGTCGACTCGCGGTCGTCGTCCACGCCACGGCGGGCCTGTGCGATCCAGGCTATCGCGGTCAGATCACCCTCGAGCTGTCGAACCTCGGGACGGCACCGGTCGCGCTCACTCCCGGAATGCGCATTTCACAGCTCACGTTCACCGAGTTGAAGACGCCAGCGGAGCGACCCTACGGGAGCGAGCGCGGCTCGAAGTACCAGGATCAGGACGGGCCGCAGGCCTCCCGCATCCAACGCGACGACGAGTTCGGCGGCGACCAACTCGAGCGCGGCGGGGAGTGA
- a CDS encoding DsbA family protein, with the protein MSLTRRRFAALTAGTTLGLAGCLGGDDSGGNGNGDGDGIDEDALLEIPVAGDPDADVTVTVFEDFGCGGCAQYKTRMFPDIEEAYIEPGQIRYEHRDFPIPVQEPWSEAVASAARSVHEHEGDDAFFAFTNEIYTYHGQYSYEVIEEVATDLGFDGEQVRTDAEEISYKEGLEAERAYGERQGVEGTPWVIVDGDRVETSVPSIVAAIDEALADGD; encoded by the coding sequence ATGAGTTTGACACGCCGACGCTTCGCGGCGCTCACGGCGGGTACCACCCTCGGCCTCGCCGGGTGTCTCGGCGGCGACGATTCAGGCGGGAACGGGAACGGAGATGGCGACGGCATCGACGAGGACGCGCTCCTCGAGATTCCCGTCGCCGGCGATCCGGATGCCGACGTGACGGTGACCGTCTTCGAAGACTTCGGTTGCGGTGGCTGTGCCCAGTACAAGACGCGGATGTTTCCGGATATCGAGGAGGCATACATCGAACCGGGACAGATCCGATACGAACACCGCGATTTCCCGATCCCGGTTCAGGAACCCTGGTCGGAGGCCGTCGCAAGTGCCGCCCGCTCGGTACACGAGCACGAAGGCGACGACGCGTTCTTCGCGTTCACCAACGAGATCTACACCTACCACGGGCAGTACTCGTACGAGGTCATCGAAGAAGTCGCAACCGACCTCGGATTCGACGGAGAGCAGGTACGCACCGACGCCGAAGAGATTTCCTACAAGGAGGGGCTCGAGGCCGAGCGAGCGTACGGCGAACGGCAAGGCGTCGAGGGGACGCCGTGGGTCATCGTCGACGGCGACCGCGTCGAGACGAGTGTACCGTCGATCGTGGCAGCGATCGACGAGGCACTCGCCGACGGCGATTGA
- the pth2 gene encoding peptidyl-tRNA hydrolase Pth2 — MKQAIVARTDIGMGTGKLAAQVAHASLSAYEKADDRSRKQWKNGGQKKVVLKGSSERELYELSEIADQEGLPNAVVRDAGHTQLEPGTVTTLAVGPADDDLVDRVTGELSLF; from the coding sequence ATGAAACAAGCGATCGTCGCCCGAACGGACATCGGGATGGGAACCGGAAAACTCGCTGCACAGGTTGCACACGCCTCCCTTTCGGCGTACGAGAAGGCCGACGACCGTTCCCGCAAGCAGTGGAAAAACGGCGGCCAGAAGAAGGTCGTGCTCAAGGGCTCGAGCGAGCGCGAACTCTACGAACTGAGCGAGATTGCCGATCAGGAAGGGCTGCCAAACGCCGTCGTTCGGGACGCCGGTCACACCCAGCTCGAGCCGGGAACGGTGACCACGCTGGCGGTCGGTCCCGCCGATGACGACCTCGTCGATCGGGTGACCGGCGAACTGTCGCTGTTTTAA
- a CDS encoding alpha/beta hydrolase, with translation MSTDPHQNQPVETGGAPLEDAAAAVVLVHGRGARASGMLELAAEIDPDDVAYLAPQAVRGTWYPQSFLAPIDSNEPSLSSALELLESTLETVREDVPLERTVLCGFSQGGCLASEFAARNARRYGGVVAFSGGLIGPEGTPREYEGSLEGTPAFFGCSDRDPHIPLERVHESVEVYEELEADVTERIYEGMGHTVNQDELDAFAEIVVDAAER, from the coding sequence ATGAGTACTGACCCCCACCAGAACCAGCCGGTCGAGACGGGAGGCGCCCCGCTCGAGGACGCAGCGGCCGCAGTCGTCCTCGTTCACGGCCGGGGCGCGCGAGCGTCGGGAATGCTCGAACTGGCTGCGGAGATCGACCCCGACGACGTGGCTTACCTCGCTCCACAGGCCGTTCGGGGTACCTGGTACCCGCAGTCGTTTCTCGCACCCATCGACTCGAACGAGCCCTCCCTGTCCTCGGCGCTCGAGTTGCTCGAATCGACGCTCGAGACAGTTCGAGAGGACGTCCCCCTCGAGCGAACGGTGCTCTGTGGCTTCTCACAGGGTGGCTGTCTCGCCAGCGAGTTCGCCGCCCGCAATGCCCGACGGTATGGCGGCGTTGTCGCCTTCTCCGGCGGTCTCATCGGCCCCGAGGGGACGCCCCGGGAGTACGAGGGATCGCTCGAGGGAACGCCGGCGTTTTTCGGCTGCAGCGACCGTGACCCACACATCCCACTCGAGCGCGTCCACGAGTCCGTGGAGGTGTACGAGGAACTCGAGGCCGACGTGACCGAACGGATTTACGAGGGGATGGGCCACACCGTGAATCAGGACGAACTCGATGCGTTCGCGGAGATCGTCGTCGATGCTGCTGAGCGCTGA